DNA sequence from the candidate division WOR-3 bacterium genome:
TTGCTGGTCTGTTAAAACCCAATTCAGGTGAGATTAAAATCTTGGGTGAAGCCCTGCATTCATTAGCTTTAGAAAAACGGGCTAAATTGATAAGTTATGTACCCCAAGAAAATTTCTTTTATTTTGACTTTTCGGTATTAGATATTGTTCTTATGGCAAGACATCCTTATCTTAAACCCATGGAACGTCCCAAAAAAACTGACATCGAAAAAGCATTAGAAGCCCTGAAGATTACCGATGCTCTGGAACTAAAAGACCGAAATATTATGGAGATTTCATCCGGAGAGCGACAACGCGTAGTCTTAGCGCGAGCATTAGCATCTGAACCGGAAATTTTATTATTAGATGAACCGACTTCTTATCTTGATATGACACATCAGATTGAAATTATTAAAATCCTAAAACGGCTTAATGCAGACGGATTGACAATTGTCTTTTTATCCCATGATATTAATCTTACAAGTCTTGTTTGCGATCGAATTTTGCTACTTCACCAAGGTAGGGTAGTTGCTTGTGACGAACCACCAAAAGTTATTATTAAGGAAATAATTCAAAATGTTTATAGCATCTCGCCAGATATAATTGAGCATCCTAAAATTAAAAGACCACAAATTGTTCTTCCCTACTAATTACTCAAAATAATGGGTAATTTTCTTTATCGGTATCGCGGTGTTGTTGGATTTATTGCTTTTGTGGTGGTTTATCTTATGGCACATCCTGAATATAAATCTATTTTATTATCAATACCATTAATTGTAATTGGTTTGGTAATAAGGAGTTGGGCAATCGGATATATTGGGAGGCATTCTCGGTCA
Encoded proteins:
- a CDS encoding ABC transporter ATP-binding protein, encoding MFSIELKDITFRYRENEILSKISLTIKPGEFFGIIGPNGAGKTTLLKLIAGLLKPNSGEIKILGEALHSLALEKRAKLISYVPQENFFYFDFSVLDIVLMARHPYLKPMERPKKTDIEKALEALKITDALELKDRNIMEISSGERQRVVLARALASEPEILLLDEPTSYLDMTHQIEIIKILKRLNADGLTIVFLSHDINLTSLVCDRILLLHQGRVVACDEPPKVIIKEIIQNVYSISPDIIEHPKIKRPQIVLPY